From Xenopus tropicalis strain Nigerian chromosome 3, UCB_Xtro_10.0, whole genome shotgun sequence, the proteins below share one genomic window:
- the pfn1 gene encoding profilin 1, whose protein sequence is MSWSGYVDNLMGGGQVQDAAIVGHTDSPSVWAATPGGIFSKITAAEINAVVSGDREKLFVNGLVLGGQKCSVLRDEFSVADNQVMDLRTKNPNGPTYNISICKTAKALVLVMGNAEVHGGCLNKKVFDMGKYLRCAGY, encoded by the exons ATGAGCTGGAGTGGATATGTCGATAACCTGATGGGCGGCGGGCAGGTCCAGGATGCCGCCATAGTGGGGCACACCGACTCTCCGTCTGTATGGGCCGCCACACCGGGCGGGATATTCAGCAAAATAACG GCAGCCGAGATCAACGCAGTGGTGTCGGGGGACCGAGAGAAGCTGTTTGTGAATGGGCTGGTACTGGGCGGGCAAAAGTGTTCCGTGCTCCGGGACGAGTTCAGTGTTGCCGACAATCAGGTTATGGATCTAAGGACGAAGAACCCAAATGGGCCAACATACAACATATCCATCTGCAAAACTGCAAAAG CTCTTGTCCTGGTCATGGGGAATGCGGAGGTGCATGGGGGGTGTCTAAACAAGAAAGTGTTTGACATGGGCAAGTACCTGAGATGTGCAGGCTACTGA